The proteins below come from a single Vicinamibacterales bacterium genomic window:
- a CDS encoding alpha/beta hydrolase, which translates to MPTTTTPAPDRSGHLDVDGCRIHWERFGTGRRETVCLLNGLAMHTRAWSSFLPRLMPEFDIVLFDYPGQGQSSAEDAPCAIPRLGDYLAMILDHLGIDRLHLMGISYGGFVALEFARRNQHRLHTLTISGTLLSHETLFQMYQDLSLRFYRGSLELFEVYTHYLYEKIFGESFATESYAALEPMRQRFYDRYKDARHSLIRLTEAQIPLFADLDLRLPEYAAIRTPTLIMAGAEDRAIPVQVQQKIGRILPHTRFEIVDRCGHCVHLERSDVFFGQLAAFARAHTLEFEIVGTEGEA; encoded by the coding sequence ATGCCAACCACTACCACACCAGCGCCGGATCGATCGGGACATCTCGACGTGGACGGGTGCCGAATCCACTGGGAACGCTTCGGCACCGGCCGGCGCGAGACGGTCTGCCTGCTGAACGGTCTCGCCATGCACACGCGGGCCTGGAGTTCCTTCCTGCCGCGTCTGATGCCCGAGTTCGACATCGTGCTCTTCGACTACCCCGGCCAGGGCCAGTCGTCAGCCGAAGATGCGCCGTGCGCGATCCCGCGCCTGGGCGACTACCTGGCGATGATTCTCGACCACCTGGGCATCGACCGTCTGCACCTGATGGGCATCTCGTACGGGGGCTTCGTCGCGCTGGAGTTCGCGCGTCGAAATCAGCACCGCCTCCACACGCTGACGATCTCGGGCACCCTGCTGAGCCACGAGACCCTGTTCCAGATGTACCAGGATCTCTCGCTTCGCTTCTATCGCGGCAGCCTGGAGTTGTTCGAGGTCTACACGCACTACCTGTACGAGAAGATCTTCGGCGAGTCGTTCGCCACCGAGTCGTACGCCGCGCTCGAACCGATGCGGCAGCGCTTCTACGATCGCTACAAGGACGCGAGACACAGTCTGATCCGGCTGACGGAGGCCCAGATTCCGCTGTTTGCCGACCTCGACCTGCGGCTGCCCGAGTACGCCGCGATCCGGACGCCGACTCTGATCATGGCGGGCGCCGAGGACCGTGCGATTCCCGTGCAGGTCCAGCAGAAGATCGGTAGAATCCTCCCGCACACCCGGTTCGAGATCGTCGACCGGTGTGGACATTGCGTCCATCTCGAACGGTCCGACGTCTTCTTCGGGCAGCTTGCGGCCTTTGCCCGCGCGCACACGCTCGAGTTCGAGATTGTCGGCACTGAAGGCGAAGCATGA
- a CDS encoding TetR/AcrR family transcriptional regulator, giving the protein MNQEERTQKSRAQILEAALRLFSHQGYRATTVRDIAEAAGVSTGNVYHHFKEKETIFHQLLDQYWEAIASPEFPVNRALASGAFPDNLEEVGNASRESVQQWRQHVALIYVDVVEFDGKHIRKFYKDMAHRYESFLVHHRDHLRLDEKLRPGVSPVAAVMLVSRMFLHYFSIEIVFGVPNHFGRSSDQLIAEVSDMLRYGILRRPTEKEASC; this is encoded by the coding sequence ATGAACCAGGAAGAACGCACGCAGAAGAGCCGGGCCCAGATTCTGGAGGCCGCGCTGAGGCTCTTTTCGCACCAGGGATATCGGGCGACAACCGTCCGCGACATCGCCGAGGCGGCTGGCGTCTCGACCGGGAACGTCTATCACCACTTCAAGGAAAAGGAGACGATCTTCCATCAACTCCTGGACCAGTACTGGGAGGCGATTGCCAGTCCGGAGTTCCCGGTCAACCGGGCGCTCGCCTCGGGTGCGTTTCCCGACAACCTCGAGGAAGTCGGAAACGCTTCCCGCGAAAGCGTCCAGCAGTGGCGCCAGCACGTCGCGTTGATCTACGTGGACGTTGTCGAGTTCGACGGCAAGCACATCCGCAAGTTCTACAAGGACATGGCGCACCGCTACGAGTCGTTTCTCGTGCATCATCGCGATCACCTCCGCCTCGACGAGAAACTCCGCCCCGGCGTCTCCCCGGTCGCAGCGGTGATGCTGGTCAGCCGGATGTTCCTGCACTACTTCTCGATTGAAATCGTGTTCGGCGTCCCGAACCACTTCGGACGAAGCTCAGATCAGTTGATTGCAGAGGTCTCGGATATGTTGCGTTACGGCATCCTGCGGCGGCCGACCGAGAAGGAGGCATCGTGCTGA
- a CDS encoding thiolase family protein codes for MPKPVYIAAYHQSKFGKLLGMTVPEIITQAVTGACREIGVEAASIDVGSVGATCNMSLNRQGLLAGLVAMVPGLEGKPIESVENACASGGQAILSVIYKLLAGDGEVGVAIGYEKMRDAAGKMDGKLIGEALGYFSHPEEREGKVFVFPHLFAEVMDAYMKHWGVPEADLAQIAVAEYANAKYNPCAQMQKVQITLEQAMKIEGINRYVVEGLPLKTYDCSQITDGYAALILATDEGLARLGVKRADTVRLAGYAQATDPLKKAGRDVLHPAGARRAMQKAYTMAGVKPADVNVAEVHDCFTVMAAIGTEVIGKAEPGQGARYWVDGKAAPSGECGINTSGGLIAKGHPIGATGIAMVGWSAQQLLGKVAKELQVANPHAAATFNIGGPICASVCTVLTRAD; via the coding sequence ATGCCAAAGCCAGTCTATATCGCTGCGTACCACCAGTCGAAGTTCGGAAAGCTGCTCGGCATGACCGTGCCGGAGATCATCACTCAGGCGGTGACGGGCGCGTGCCGCGAGATCGGCGTCGAGGCAGCCTCGATCGACGTCGGCTCGGTCGGCGCGACGTGCAACATGTCGCTGAACCGGCAGGGCCTGCTGGCCGGCCTGGTCGCGATGGTGCCCGGCCTGGAAGGCAAGCCGATCGAGTCGGTCGAGAACGCCTGCGCCTCGGGCGGACAGGCCATCCTGTCGGTGATCTACAAACTGCTGGCCGGCGACGGCGAGGTCGGAGTGGCCATCGGGTACGAGAAGATGCGCGACGCCGCGGGCAAGATGGACGGCAAGCTGATTGGCGAAGCGCTCGGCTACTTCTCGCACCCCGAGGAACGCGAGGGGAAGGTATTCGTCTTTCCGCATCTCTTCGCCGAGGTGATGGACGCCTACATGAAGCACTGGGGGGTGCCGGAGGCGGACCTCGCGCAGATTGCGGTGGCGGAGTACGCCAACGCAAAGTACAACCCGTGCGCGCAGATGCAGAAGGTCCAGATCACGCTCGAGCAGGCGATGAAGATCGAGGGGATCAATCGCTATGTCGTCGAAGGGCTGCCGCTGAAGACCTACGATTGCTCGCAGATCACCGACGGCTACGCCGCGCTCATCCTCGCCACGGACGAAGGACTTGCGCGCCTCGGCGTGAAGAGGGCGGACACGGTGCGACTGGCGGGCTACGCGCAGGCAACCGACCCGCTCAAGAAGGCGGGGCGGGACGTACTGCATCCTGCCGGCGCGCGTCGCGCGATGCAGAAGGCGTACACGATGGCGGGCGTGAAACCGGCCGACGTCAACGTCGCCGAGGTCCACGACTGCTTCACGGTCATGGCGGCGATCGGCACCGAGGTCATCGGCAAGGCGGAGCCGGGCCAGGGCGCGCGGTACTGGGTGGACGGCAAGGCGGCCCCGTCCGGCGAGTGCGGGATCAACACGTCGGGCGGGCTGATCGCCAAGGGCCATCCCATCGGCGCCACCGGCATCGCCATGGTCGGATGGTCGGCGCAGCAGCTCCTGGGCAAGGTGGCGAAGGAGCTGCAGGTGGCGAACCCGCACGCGGCGGCGACGTTCAACATTGGCGGCCCAATCTGCGCCTCGGTGTGCACCGTCCTGACTCGCGCCGACTAG
- a CDS encoding DUF1684 domain-containing protein: MLRPRAALAWAMALASLAATLAGFQPAASYVELIQQWRDRHQADLKADDGWLTVVGLEWLHDGANRAGSAPGSAVRLPADAPASLGVFTLSAGRVTFEPAPGHPVQINGQPAPGASRLRPDTERPSDRLTIGTLSLTLIERGDRFGIRVRDRQSPARLAFTDERWYPTRETWRISARFEPYQPPKMLPIVNVLGQVESQASPGAVVFTLDGRDYRLDPIGQGRRLFFNFKDRTSGDTTYPAGRFLYADLPQNGRVALDFNKAENPPCAFTEFATCPLPPKQNQLPVRVEAGELYGGHGQL; the protein is encoded by the coding sequence GTGCTGAGACCTCGCGCTGCACTCGCGTGGGCGATGGCGCTCGCTTCACTCGCCGCCACGCTCGCCGGTTTCCAGCCCGCGGCTTCGTACGTCGAGCTGATCCAACAGTGGCGGGATCGTCACCAGGCGGATCTGAAGGCCGACGATGGCTGGCTGACGGTGGTGGGACTTGAATGGCTGCACGACGGCGCGAACCGCGCCGGCAGCGCGCCCGGCTCGGCGGTCAGGCTGCCCGCCGACGCGCCCGCCAGCCTCGGTGTCTTCACGCTGAGTGCGGGGCGGGTGACGTTCGAGCCGGCTCCCGGTCACCCGGTGCAGATCAACGGACAGCCCGCGCCGGGCGCCAGCCGCCTGCGCCCGGACACGGAGCGGCCGTCGGACCGCCTGACGATCGGTACCCTGAGCCTGACGCTCATCGAGCGCGGCGATCGGTTCGGGATTCGCGTGCGTGACCGGCAAAGCCCCGCACGGCTGGCCTTTACCGACGAACGATGGTATCCGACCCGGGAGACGTGGCGGATTTCTGCGCGGTTCGAGCCGTACCAGCCGCCGAAGATGCTGCCGATCGTGAACGTGCTCGGCCAGGTCGAATCTCAGGCGAGCCCGGGCGCGGTCGTGTTCACCCTCGACGGCCGGGACTACCGGCTCGACCCGATTGGCCAGGGCCGTCGACTCTTCTTCAACTTCAAGGATCGGACGAGCGGCGATACCACATACCCAGCCGGCCGATTCCTCTACGCCGACCTTCCGCAGAACGGCCGTGTGGCTCTCGATTTCAACAAGGCGGAGAACCCGCCGTGCGCGTTCACCGAGTTCGCCACCTGCCCGCTGCCGCCGAAACAGAACCAACTGCCCGTCCGCGTCGAGGCCGGGGAACTCTACGGAGGGCACGGGCAGTTGTAG